GTCTGTATGTGGGAGAGGCAAGTTTTTAAGAATAGAGTAGCACAGAAGTAATTGTGAAGCATGGATTGCCAAGCGCAATAGAAATGGATCAGGAATATTGAGAAGGAACTGTGTGTAGTCTTTTCATCAGCTTGCTTTAATAAAGGCAGAAAGCGCAACTGGACAGAGGACATACCCTCTCTACTGACTCGACTCTGAGGGGACATGGCTTTTTTGCGCTGGGTTCTGGCCAGCTCTCGAAGGTTGGGGGCACTGGAGGACACCCCCCGGAAGGAGGAACTGAAGAGACCAGAGAACAGTGAGCCTGTGAGGGGTGGGAGAGACCATGAGGTAGACAGAGAGGGGTGTAGGAAAGGAAATGGTTGATGATGGTTAAATTTCACTCCTGTACATGCAGCATCTCTTAAACGGTTTAATGGTTTTCATGCCCAATGCATCACATTATACTTAATTACAGTATGTTAGTTTAACAGCTAACATCAAGCCACAAACTTTTTATCTGTCCTGCACCAAACCTATATGTGTGCTATGACTCATAAAATTACCAGAATCATTTCACACATAATACAAACTGTTCAAGTGGAAACTTTAAGTGTGTTAAATACTGAGTAATGGAAAACTAACTGGCTTCTGGAAAACCGAAACAAAACTCAAAGTAAGTAGTGTCACATTTGGGACTTTCAAAAACTTTCCCATGAAATGCTAGTCACAGACGCACTGCCCAGTTTATTTTAGGTTGACCAGATGCAGCACATGCATGGTCACTAACAAGTCCTACACAAAGGACAAAGTCAAACATTgttcacagatttatttaaatgcagctATATTTAGACAGCAAAGGCATGTCTCCATTTCTAAATCATCTTCATAGCTAGTATACAGCAGCACACAGCCAACTTTTATTGTTACGGTTTAGCATATAACATCCTGGTTAATCTTTAACGTCATACTAGGTTTGTTCAACTTTTGTTTTAATGGAATATAAACTCTTTTTGCCAAGACGTAAATAAATAGTGTGAACACTGTAGTTACACAAGTTTCAAGTGGCATGTAACATGAGACACcgtctgcattgttttgatCAAGCTTTTTGTCCCTGTCAGAAATAGGACAGGCCTGTATAACACTCTGTGGGCTGCCAGAAGCTATATTTAGACACACTATGAACTAAGTATGAACTGACTCTTCATGTCAGAGCCTCATAGGTGCTGTGAAAAATAAGTTAACATTTTATTAGTATCCAGGTCATCCatgggacaaagagagagagagagagagagagagaaagagagaaatgtgaTCTATCACTGACTCTGATGATGTAAGGGCATTTGGTAAGTCTGCAAGAGAGGAACACTTGATACATACCAAGGCCACCGGATTTGACCTCACAGGGTTGGCGGGAACATGACGGAAAGAGGCGATAAGCTGCACCACGAGAAGAGGTTGTGCTCTCTGAGAGGACCTGCGTTCAAAATACATACTATATATGGCGCTAGAACAGGCTGTAAGATGACAAGCTAATAGTTTTCTATTTCAAATGTATTTCTGACACTTATAGATATTTTTGCAATATATAATTGCTATCGCTGTATCTACTTTCAGCAAGCTAGCAAGATTATTTCAGAGTTATAAAAAAGCTATGCATATATTTAACGACAAAACTACATTAGAGTCAAATCAGCAGCTTGTTGGAGTTATTGTACGTCACAACGTTGACATAATAATGTCACACTGCCCAGCCTTATGACAGGTTATACTTTAGCCAAAgttgatatttaatatattttctccCTAATTCAGTCTTGGCCAATTCCCCCCCACCAGTCAGGTCTCACCAACATAGGACAAACAGAGGGTGAAGGCTAACATGTGTTTCCTATACATACACAAAGCAGGCCAATGACATTTTGGTCAATgacaataacattaataaaattataatcctTAAATGAAAGGCAGCAAACTTTGGTATCAATTCCAGGCCAGCTAATAAGATTATCTGGACCAGCATAGCATCAGATGATTGGCATGCCAGACCTCTAAATACACTGTGAGCATGAACTTTGAAACCAATAGGAAATTCTGTCCATCATAACGGcagatacaaaatatttaatgttttgctttttatgGTTTGCAGATCATTAACTACCTTTCTAGATTGTATCTACAGAAGAGCTGGCACATAGCTATCTCTTAGCAGGACTGTACtggatgtgaaaaaaaacaatgaggcTAGAGATTGTGTTAAAGAACTGTACCTCCATGGACCCAGTTTTTCGGCTACGAATCAGTGGGGACTTTCTTTGAACGCTCGGGTGTTCAGTAAGAACGGCTCGATCAGGTTCATCCTGAGACAAATCCTCCAGACTGCCCAGATTTTCTTGCTTGTCCTGGTTCTGAATTCAAATCAGTCATTATCACTATCTCTTCTATTctaatttccattttttttagatattgttatatattatatatttctgtgaAAGGTTATCATACTCATGGtgcatacacattcacatacacgcACCTCAGAAGAGGCAGGGCGGAACCCAAAGCCCAATGGTGCATTCTCTTCATCACGGCAGCTCTTCACCCCGGGACTGAAGTGTAGCTCTACATGGAAACGTTCCTCTGAAGACGGatcctgtccacacacacacaaaactatacGGACACTGGCATACAGGAGTAGAAGATACATATAAGAGGATGAAGGCTTTTACCTTATTATTGTCTTCATACAGCATAATGACTATCTGAGTCATGTAGTTGAGTTCAGTTACAGCACTGAGGTAGTCCATGGCCTGCTTCCACTGCTCGTCTTTCTCCTCCTGAAACAGAACAGTGTGACGACAAAGTAATTTAAAAATTGGATTCggagttacattttttttctatacgCTGTGCATGATTGATTGGGTCATACTGACATTAAGAAGGCCTCCGTATCGGAATATGCTTAGCAGGGAATGCACATGACTCTCACTAGTGAAATAAAGCCGGGTCCGCACATGCCGACCCGGAGACATCACGCCTCGCGAATACCTGAACCACCAGAAGGAGATAAAAACACAACCTGATCACTCACAAAAGTTCACATCAGTTTAACAAAAATGATCTCGGCAAGTGAAAGCATTTtgaatacagataaatgtatGTAGTATAATGagattattataaaacaaatatacgGATGTGTTAAAAGGACgacgaggatagagttaggtggaaacagatgatttgctgtagCGACgcctaacaggaaaagccgaaagtagtagaagaagaaaattattatagtatttttaGTAGAATTTCTTGTAGAAATTGAACTCATTTTAAGTGCTTGGATTTGTCATTCCATTTAGAAACAAATATTCTGTTCTATACTGCAAATACTATGCAATATATTTGCTACTATGACAACTGCTGTAAATTTACCTCCAGACTATTACCAGAGACTATTGTACAGTATGAGATACTAGTGTATCTCGTTCACTACAAATTTATATATGCttgattgaataaataaaatgatatattatttattacctCAAAGACAATCTAATATTGATAGAAATGGTTATCTTCTAACAACAATTTTAAAAGttaataattttgtatacatttatttctgcatttttcttttagttgtttttaaattctttgaaaaaataaatgcctGAAAGTAAAGTTATTtgccagtaaaataaaataattgaaaaagttcatttgtaaaatatgtttaataatttcatgtttgttttaatgtaatcGCATAATGTAtagtaatatttttaaagttaaagttaaaagttTTTGCACAAGAAATTACACTTTGCACTCTATGAAGTCTTTGTCGGTAAGATTCAGATCGGTACTTTCTACAACCTCTAAACCATAAAATCACACTGTCTTACGGAGATAAATcaagttgtgttgtgtattatattgtaatGAGGTCCAGAGGCTCACAGTGGATGTAGCTTGTTGACAGCCTCATCCTCATGTGTCCTCTGGAGGTCCAGCTGGATTTTTTTAACCAGAGGTAGGCAGTAGGCACTAGCAATGTCCAGCttctccattttatttattccatacTCCTGAGGTCGTAAACACACAtatgagagacagaaaacaaGGAGAAATAAGAACCAGACAAGAATCAAACTAATAAAAATCTCTCAGCTGTTCTACCTGAGGAATGATGATGTCGGCGAGCGCACGAGACAACCGAAAGAGCTCCAGCATGTTCTCCAGGCCCAGAGAACTGTTGTGCTGCATGTCATACTTCACACAGTCATAGATGTCGGGGATTTTGCTGATGTCATAGCGACCATTCTTCATGCGGAAGTCTCTTTCCAGCTTGGACCACCGCTGGAGCATGAGCTCCAAAGTCTCACTGTGGTACAGCTGCAGATCTGATACGAAACAGTTCAATCATATTGGATTAGACAAACTAAATagtttattaatgtaaatgagGGTATTCATTGTTATTTGTTCTCTACATAAAAACTAGTTTACTAGCAGTTAAGTAGCTAACGGTAGTTTagtatgtttttaataaaaaaaatttgcatgAAAAAGTAAGTTTTCTGAGGCTTTAAATCAATCTGAAATTTAAGAGAAACAGCCCTACCTGCAGACTTGGGGTCCTCTAGTCGCTTGCGTATCTGACGTGTAAGGCTCTGAATGAGAGCAAAAACCTTGTCACAAGTTTTGACAGGGTTTTCTATGATATTCATGGAGTTGACCAGAGAAGGGCTTTCAGTTGGGGCAAGCTGGAAGAAATGTTAACAGGAGAAAGTTAAACACACAAAGGAAACATTTGAGACAGGTATAAAAGGGGAGAAGTTATAGGTAGAGAACTATGCAGTACTTTTTGGTAGTCCTCCTCAGTGAAGTTTTTGTCTTTCTGCATGATCTCATGGAGCCGAGCTTTGACGCGCTGTTGGCAGTCTGTTAGTgagtcactgtcactgtccaGCAGGCCATTCATATTGGCACTCTTCACCATTTGCACCAGGATAGGGGTTAACTCACCCTCCAGAGCCAACAGcccctaaaaacacacactccatatttacatttatattatactatatatatatgtgtgtgtgtgtgtgtgcgcgtatatatatatacatatatatatatatacacatatatacacagtatatatacacacacacacatatacatgtatatgtgtgtttgtgtgtgtgtgctttgcatGTCACGCATCCAGGCAGACAAAATCACACAAGTATGTACAGACAAGTACCTTTGCAAAAGCAGCAGCAGTCATCTGTACCCGGCCTTCGTCTGAAGCGTAGATCTTGAGGTCATGGCGGTAGGTGCTGTGTAAACGCAGTAGGCCACATCCAGGGAATCCAGCATAGTCTCCTGCAAGAGGGTATAGTCTTGTATTTtagcaaaaatacaaaagaaaaaatgccCCCGAATAATATTCACCAGATTTTGTCATGTGCTTTTTTAGTCTTCccttatttctgtttgttatataaatgttatatctcttaaaaagatgatgatgaaaagaATTCATGCAAAGCTTAGGCATGACTGATAATTGTCTCTGTGGCTTTTTTGATATGGGAGTGTTACAAGACAACACAGACCTGGGGTCACTTTCAGGGTccattttcaaaaataaataagattgtTTAGAGCAACCAAGGCACACCACAGACTTGGGAACTTCACACTGCTTATGTAACTACACAAAGCTTTATTATAGTCATGAAGACCATCATCATGGAGTCTTTTCCATGGTCTCTTATAGCATGTTACAAAATCTTTTTCACACATCACAGGCGATGCAGTGAGCTTTAAATGATAACGAGAAAAGCAGCACAGAAAGCCAAATATCATTCCCACACTTGAAAGCCCTTCTTACCACAGTCAGTAGGGGACTCACAGCCCAGGGATCTGCGGTTTTCTAGTTTATAATTCAAGGCAAGagaagaataaatcagtgagcaACACGATGTTACTCTCTTTCTAATAGCAGAATATGACTCAGCAAGAATATGGGAAAATGTTTGGCCATGGTTAGGatttagaggggaaaaaaaagaaagaaaacccgTCTTCATGACATGGTTGGAGATTACAGACGTGTATACAACTTTAAGAGAAATGATTTTAGCACTAATAATGCAATATTgcaaaagtaaatgaataaacaaaatagCAAAAGCTTTTCACAAACTCTgtaacgtaaatgtaaataaaattgtaaaatgtaataaaagaaatcaaagtTTTTGACCttgatgatgtacagtatatatgtatgaataaatgaatgtgacTTTAGTTTTGCTATCATTGTTTATTCTACTTattgcattattaaaaaaaagggcttGACACATCACATGTCTTGCTACTCCAAAAGCAGCTGAGCATGTAATTTACAATATATCAAAGTCCAGAGGTTAATAAGGCAATAGTCGTCCATTCCAAAAGTCAGAGCCACATGACATAAGGACATTAACTGACTGCATTagtgaaaaaaatcacataataaCAGAATCATGCATCATCTTTATACTCACTACTCTTTATACTCAGTGATTTcttttacaaaatgtaaagTACTGTATACTTTTCTAAGTTATAATTTAAACTGACATTTATCCTTTATGGGAGCTGGCATAGTGCCAGCTTTATTATCCTCTTGTAAGAGCCTTGTGAACTTTGCTACTATGGTAAAGATAAAAGACAGCTTTATTTGAGTCtcaaagaaattaataaataatgaacaaaatgaatataTCTGTTTAGATAAAGTCATCCAGATTAGtcactttatgtgtgtgtgtgtgtgtgtgtgtgtgtgtgtgtgtgtgtgtgtgtgcaccttgtCCTCCAGGGTACATGCAGCGAAAGGCTCTCCCCAGCTCCTCAGCCTGCACTCGACCGGCTGGCGTCAGCTCACCGCCCCACTTTAGCACCAACAACAAAGATGGACCTTCTTTCTgagtgtctacacacacacaaacgtacacacacagacgtacacacacacagacgtacacacacacaggtgtacacacacacagaggtgtacacacacacagacgtacacacacacagacgtacacacacacagacgtacacacacacagacgtacacacacatgtacacacacacagacacgtacacacacagacacatacacacacacagacacatacacagacacatacacagacacacagacacatacacacagacacatacacacacacacacatacacacacacacatacacacacacagacacatacacacacagacacatacacacacacagacacatacacacacagacacatacacacacagacacatacacacatacacacacacacagacacatacacacacacacatacacacacacacagacacatacacacacacacagacacatacacacacacacagacacatacacacacacatacacacacacagacacatacacacacacatacacacacacagacacatacacacacacacagacagccacacacacacacagacagccacacacacacacagacagccacacacacacacacagacagccacatacacacacacacacagacagacacatacacacacacagacacacacacacagacacatacacacacagacacatacacacacagacacatacacacacacacacatacacacacacacacagacacatacacacagatacatacacacacacagacagccacatacacacacagacagccacatacacatacacacacatacacacacacacagacagacacatacacatacacacacacagacacatacacacacacagacacatacacacacacagacacatacacacacacagacacatacacacacacagacacatacacacacacagacacatacacacacacagacacatacacacacacagacacatacacacacacagacacatacacacacacagacacatacacacacacagacacatacacacacacagacacatacacacacacagacagccacacacacacacacagacagccacatacacacacacacacagacagccacatacacacacacagacacacacacacagacacatacacacacagacacatacacacacagacacatacacacacagacagacacatacacacacagacagacacatacacatacacacagacacatacacacacacacagacacatacacacacagacagccacatacacacacagacagccacatacacacacagacagccacatacacacacagacagccacatacacacacagacagccacatacacacacacacacacacacacacatacacacacacacagacagacacagacacatacacagacacagacacatacacacacacagacacatacacacacacagacacatacacacacacagacacatacacacacacagacacatacacacacacagacacatacacacacacagacacatacacacacacagacacatacacacacacagacacatacacacacacagacacatacacacacacagacacatacacacacacagacacatacacacacacagacacatacacacacacagacacatacacacacacagacacatacacacacagacacatacacacacagacacatacacacacagacacatacacacacagacatacacacacacagacatacacacacacagacatacacacacacacagacatacacacacacacagacatacacacacacagacatacacacagacatacacacacacagacatacacacacaacattttaatgttatgcACTCAGATATTtacacataatataaaataaagctgtGAATCAGATCACTTCTGTTTTTAGTATAAAAATGTTTGCACCTTCTTCTTCACTTGATGCTTTAGGCTGGCCATTGGGCAGGTAGGTCAGCTGCACTTTGCGATTTATCCCAGAGAAATGGCCGTaccttaaatacaaaaaagggcAGAACATGTGGTGCAGACACCACGGTCATACTGTCACACATAACACCCACAGGCCACAGCATAGCTTGTCATTTGCTAGCAGGTGCACGATAGCTGTCGTGTTTTTAGAAACATGTGTCAGGTTGCTCTTTTCAAAGTGTCTGTGGCCCAGAGCTGGTCCTTAAATCTTTAGACAAATATAAGGGAACATTTCAGCAACTCTGATGCAACTCTGTGATTGCACAATATGTGTGGTGGCCTGGAAAATCCCTACAAATGAGGAAATTTtgtaagattttttatttttgtaatattatttatttactttccaaACTCTGATCGATATTAATCTAAAAAATATTAGTGGtgctattattaattaatattattaagtaTTTGTGATTAATATtgagaatattaataatattcaatattcattGCTTAAGTCCATTTCATTGGCACAACTTTCCAACAACCGGACTGATACATGAGATTTCGGGTATGAGGAAGTCACACGCTTTCAAGGTTGCCAACTTTTtgcaaatggataaaaaaaatgttttatcatttatatatgtataaatgtgatgttaaaacatttttatccatttgccATAATTCATTCCAGTCATATCGGTTGGGTTTTTCCAGATCGCCAGATAAATAATAAGACCCCCTTTGTTCCTCTTTACTGTAAAAGACCCGAAGATCTGAATAAAACAAAGCAGTTAAGAGCAACATGCCTTAAAATAGAATACAAAACAAAGAGATAGACATCTGATTACCCAACATCTGATTATCAGACGTCAAcagtttaaaatgctttaatacTTGGTTGGGAGTCAGTCTTTAAATAGAAAGTCCAAACGACACTGAACaggttttaaagcattttacaaCAACTGTTGTACATACAACCTCTATTGTACATAAAGGTTTTCTTATTTCAAACCAAGCACTTCCCTAAAGTTTACattcatgtaaatattcacAAAAAGTAGCCTTCCCAACATAATGTTAACTAATCAAGGTCCCTAAGTGATGCATAGCAAGTAGGTTGTTTGAAATGAGGAAGCATAGAGGATTAAAGAGGGATGGAGTTTCTTTCGCAATTGAGACAGTTATTTGGGACATGCCTGAGGTGACATGCatcataaatgtataaattcccATTGCCCTCATTGAGAAAGAATTATAGCAAATGAGGGAACGTATATTATCTCATTGTTAAAGTATACAAGGCTAGAGGTTAATAACTATGAACTCAATGGCCTCCATAAGGATGAATGAACTTCTGGAGTGCATACTGATTATCATTCAGGCTGGATTCCCTTTGGAGAGAGTGGGCagaagagatggagggaggggaagagaagaaaaaagaggaatgaATACTAAAATACTAAGCTCAGGGGCAGAAATATCACAGAAATCTTTTTCTCATAAAGCACAAATTACATTCGACAGTGctcattattaaaatgtaagcaGTTTAGTTATTAAAGGGCTATATTCAGAGTTAGGCATGATCAGAATACAGAGAAGTGTGCATCGCTATTCAGACCTCAAACATAACTACAGACTTAAACACTATTCAGAAGTTGCATGTGAGTTGCATACACTCAGTGGGATTAACCTAAGATAAAGACATGCCTTAATTATACACTGTTCTCTCCTTGGACTCAGTCCAGGAAACTGCCAAACTGCCAGTCTCAGTTACGGACTGGCAGTTTGTAATTTCATTATGCCGCACCGTATGTTTTGGGCTGTTAATATACTAAATAAAATCTACAGAATGCCATTTGAGGACAGtattaaatatagaaacatgattaaatgtattaattaatcattattattatccttttaCAGACCACAAAAGGATTTCACATAGGACACTGGAATAGGCAACATATTATATGTGTTTATTAGGttatgatgaagaaaaaaaaacatagatagatagatagatagatagatagatagatagatagatagatagatagatagatagatagatagatagatagatagatagatagtactGTAATAAAGTGTCAAACAAATATAATTGCTGGATCTTGTGCGATTTCATTAAGAGTGGCAAATAAGGGAGAGTTAAAATTTGCAGTAATTTATGCCATAGATTACTACAATTACGATTTATGCAGCAATACGCTGACAATATATCAGTCTCCTATTAGACGTTTAATTAATCTCTATCATTTTCTTTGTATCATTGTATAATGTTAATTTCCTTCTTCAGTCATTTTCTATCCCTAAATTTTTGGGATTCACAAATAAGTTATTGTGTTTAAGGGCAATGGTGTAGATGCTATTGAAAACCCCAGCACAGATACTTCTACTCATGaaaaaaatctggcaacctcagaTGTGAGAAATACTTGGAGGTGATTTGCATAATTTAAATGGGGTGCAAAGGACATGTTTAACCTGTCTCTGAACTTTCCTCAAATAAGTTTTAGACTTCAGCTGCCATCTCTGAATAGTACTCTGAAAAGATATTACACCATTTTATCTATTAGGAAGatatacaaataatttaatatatgtgtgtggtgaCCTGCAAAACATTTCATGTGGTGTAAGGGGTTTTGTGAACTGAAAACTGTTTCTCTTTTGAATATGTATCTCGGATAAAAATCCAAAATTGCATTTAAAGCATAAATTGCGATAGCTGTGCAGATTGCTTTTGGGTGAACTGCTATATAAACTGTTTAGAATCTATATCCATTTTGCAATGGTACATAGCTATACAACAGTTGGATCAAATTGTGAGATTCACATTTATCTAGGATGATTTTTCAACTTTAGACTGACTGTTTACTTTAAAATGACATCATACCTAGTATGACAACTGCAGGAAAATATGTACAAGATATCCACATTTCAAAGAAGaatatttatggtttatttaaGGTGGAAATATCAAAGTATGAATAAaggcaaaaagaaataaaataattttttggcTAAAATCTGATTTCTCGTCTTTTTCAACAGGCAGTGGGGTTTCCCAGATATATGGAAATGGAATAATGTCAAAATGttccatttaaaaacaatatctgGATGTAATGTCAATAGGACAGAAAAAATAGAAGTAAACGTTTCACAGTTGTGAAAGGAATAAAGTTGAATAGAGACTGAACAGGGAAGAGAAGAATTTCAAAGTAGGGGTGAAGTTACCTGGACGTGTTACCGATAATGTTGCAGCAGCTCAGTGCCATGTCATAGGCTTGGCACACACTGTTAATATTAATCTCTTAGTCTTAAGTGTTCACTTATAGTGTACTCACATCTCCAGCACAGTTTTCAGCTGTTCCAGTTTGGATTTCTTCTCCTCAATCTCACAGTCGTTGTGCTGACCCAATTCAGCTAGCAGCTGACGGGCAATGTCCAGGACCTCCTAATGACACAAATCAAAGATGGTTAAACACCCCTTTCAAAattcggacac
The Tachysurus vachellii isolate PV-2020 chromosome 13, HZAU_Pvac_v1, whole genome shotgun sequence genome window above contains:
- the ppip5k1b gene encoding inositol hexakisphosphate and diphosphoinositol-pentakisphosphate kinase 1 isoform X5, with translation MSKSEGQVEEEVCSKVTRFLVGFEDHTSGELEGENMKNVSETYDEEEEDDLASERQIVVGICSMMKKSNSKPMTQIMERLCKFEYITVVIFPEDVILNEPVENWPLCDCLVSFHSKGFPLDKAVSYAKLRNPLLINDLNMQYFIQDRREVYRILKEEGIDLPHYAVLNRDPDRPEECNLVEGEDHVELNGEVFHKPFVEKPVSAEDHNVYIYYPTSAGGGSQRLFRKIGSRSSVYSPESTVRKTGSYIYEEFMPTDGTDVKVYTVGPDYAHAEARKSPALDGKVERDSEGKEIRYPVMLTAMEKLVARKVCVAFKQTVCGFDLLRANGHSFVCDVNGFSFVKNSMKYYDDCAKVLGNMVMRELAPQFHIPWSIPMEAEDIPIVPTTSGTMMELRCVIAVIRHGDRTPKQKMKMEVRNALFFDLFEKYGGYKTGKLKLKKPKQLQEVLDIARQLLAELGQHNDCEIEEKKSKLEQLKTVLEMYGHFSGINRKVQLTYLPNGQPKASSEEEDTQKEGPSLLLVLKWGGELTPAGRVQAEELGRAFRCMYPGGQGDYAGFPGCGLLRLHSTYRHDLKIYASDEGRVQMTAAAFAKGLLALEGELTPILVQMVKSANMNGLLDSDSDSLTDCQQRVKARLHEIMQKDKNFTEEDYQKLAPTESPSLVNSMNIIENPVKTCDKVFALIQSLTRQIRKRLEDPKSADLQLYHSETLELMLQRWSKLERDFRMKNGRYDISKIPDIYDCVKYDMQHNSSLGLENMLELFRLSRALADIIIPQEYGINKMEKLDIASAYCLPLVKKIQLDLQRTHEDEAVNKLHPLYSRGVMSPGRHVRTRLYFTSESHVHSLLSIFRYGGLLNEEKDEQWKQAMDYLSAVTELNYMTQIVIMLYEDNNKDPSSEERFHVELHFSPGVKSCRDEENAPLGFGFRPASSENQDKQENLGSLEDLSQDEPDRAVLTEHPSVQRKSPLIRSRKTGSMEVLSESTTSSRGAAYRLFPSCSRQPCEVKSGGLGSLFSGLFSSSFRGVSSSAPNLRELARTQRKKAMSPQSRVSREGFEGCSMVPSIYPLETLHNSLSLKQVDEFLNKVCESRRETLAKTLKTLRAVFDSQIQPSTESESQETARTSLASPLP
- the ppip5k1b gene encoding inositol hexakisphosphate and diphosphoinositol-pentakisphosphate kinase 1 isoform X3, which gives rise to MSKSEGQVEEEVCSKVTRFLVGFEDHTSGELEGENMKNVSETYDEEEEDDLASERQIVVGICSMMKKSNSKPMTQIMERLCKFEYITVVIFPEDVILNEPVENWPLCDCLVSFHSKGFPLDKAVSYAKLRNPLLINDLNMQYFIQDRREVYRILKEEGIDLPHYAVLNRDPDRPEECNLVEGEDHVELNGEVFHKPFVEKPVSAEDHNVYIYYPTSAGGGSQRLFRKIGSRSSVYSPESTVRKTGSYIYEEFMPTDGTDVKVYTVGPDYAHAEARKSPALDGKVERDSEGKEIRYPVMLTAMEKLVARKVCVAFKQTVCGFDLLRANGHSFVCDVNGFSFVKNSMKYYDDCAKVLGNMVMRELAPQFHIPWSIPMEAEDIPIVPTTSGTMMELRCVIAVIRHGDRTPKQKMKMEVRNALFFDLFEKYGGYKTGKLKLKKPKQLQEVLDIARQLLAELGQHNDCEIEEKKSKLEQLKTVLEMYGHFSGINRKVQLTYLPNGQPKASSEEEDTQKEGPSLLLVLKWGGELTPAGRVQAEELGRAFRCMYPGGQGDYAGFPGCGLLRLHSTYRHDLKIYASDEGRVQMTAAAFAKGLLALEGELTPILVQMVKSANMNGLLDSDSDSLTDCQQRVKARLHEIMQKDKNFTEEDYQKLAPTESPSLVNSMNIIENPVKTCDKVFALIQSLTRQIRKRLEDPKSADLQLYHSETLELMLQRWSKLERDFRMKNGRYDISKIPDIYDCVKYDMQHNSSLGLENMLELFRLSRALADIIIPQEYGINKMEKLDIASAYCLPLVKKIQLDLQRTHEDEAVNKLHPLYSRGVMSPGRHVRTRLYFTSESHVHSLLSIFRYGGLLNEEKDEQWKQAMDYLSAVTELNYMTQIVIMLYEDNNKDPSSEERFHVELHFSPGVKSCRDEENAPLGFGFRPASSENQDKQENLGSLEDLSQDEPDRAVLTEHPSVQRKSPLIRSRKTGSMEVLSESTTSSRGAAYRLFPSCSRQPCEVKSGGLGSLFSGLFSSSFRGVSSSAPNLRELARTQRKKAMSPQSRVSREELLSMPAVKRFSVSYARHPTNGFEGCSMVPSIYPLETLHNSLSLKQVDEFLNKVCESRRETLAKTLKTLRAVFDSQIQPSTESESQETARTSLASPLP